From Triticum aestivum cultivar Chinese Spring chromosome 4A, IWGSC CS RefSeq v2.1, whole genome shotgun sequence, a single genomic window includes:
- the LOC123082285 gene encoding uncharacterized protein, with product MDTHSQSPPLPTATDDGLSAEELAAAAATADARPRASLTPDSSLSSGGLPLAPIPPNPPPPPMPLSVPGVAAPTGGLPASITHIVDFKLALDGSNFARWRNYINLILARHHAEAHVQAGAAARLSDSLWRDDDNTIVLWFYSTVAADLLDIVAPADSTAFTIWKRLHEYFLVNKAELAMYLGQEFRSAVRGDRSINEYCRHLQGIAAALADVREPVTDRTLTLQMLDGLGKKFELQAAILQSTMPLPTFAQARSRLVLAELALDKRARTEGAQVLAVHDERGGGGRSDRVDRGGGGGGSGDAPPAAGRRGPQLGGGGGGRGRGRGRGRGDALGGGRGSQQPWLGYFAPMGLPFPPPRAPWVPPNSASVLGPRPGVSHHAYPVLLPPAPLPSAPPAHYTASPYSWDAAAMYQAAPSHGAAFPPHAEWIMDTGASSHVTGDPGSSNQGGASEVQ from the exons ATGGACACCCACTCTCAGTCTCCCCCGCTGCCAACTGCCACCGACGACGGCCTCTCGGCCGAAGAGCTCGCCGCCGCTGCGGCCACTGCTGATGCGCGCCCTCGCGCCTCTCTCACTCCTGACTCATCTCTCTCCTCTGGCGGTCTGCCCCTCGCACCTATCCCACCCAACCCACCCCCACCACCGATGCCTCTCTCCGTGCCTGGCGTTGCCGCACCCACCGGTGGTCTCCCTGCTAGCATCACCCATATCGTCGACTTCAAGCTGGCCCTCGACGGCTCCAACTTCGCCCGGTGGAGGAACTACATCAACCTCATCCTCGCCCGGCACCACGCCGAGGCGCACGTACaagccggcgccgccgcccgcctctctgaCTCGCTCTGGCGGGATGACGACAACACGATCGTCCTGTGGTTCTACTCCACCGTCGCCGCCGATCTCCTCGACATCGTCGCGCCCGCCGACTCCACCGCCTTCACGATCTGGAAACGCCTCCATGAGTACTTCCTCGTGAACAAGGCTGAGCTCGCCATGTATCTCGGCCAAGAATTCCGATCGGCCGTGCGCGGCGACCGCTCCATCAACGAGTACTGCCGCCACCTCCAAGGCATCGCTGCTGCCCTCGCCGACGTCCGGGAGCCCGTCACGGACCGCACTCTCACTCTGCAGATGTTGGACGGCCTCGGTAAGAAGTTTGAACTCCAGGCCGCCATTCTTCAGTCCACCATGCCGCTGCCGACCTTCGCCCAGGCTCGTTCTCGCCTCGTCCTCGCCGAACTCGCCCTCGACAAGCGGGCCCGCACGGAAGGGGCTCAGGTCCTCGCCGTCCATGACGAGCGTGGTGGTGGCGGCCGCAGTGACCGCGTtgatcgcggcggcggcggcggcggaagcggcGACGCTCCTCCCGCCGCAGGCAGACGGGGGCCCCAactcggcggaggcggaggcggacgcGGGCGCGGCCGCGGCCGTGGTCGCGGTGACGCCCTTGGCGGCGGACGGGGCTCCCAGCAGCCATGGCTGGGGTACTTTGCCCCCATGGGGCTGCCCTTCCCACCCCCGCGTGCGCCCTGGGTGCCTCCCAACTCGGCCAGTGTCCTCGGCCCTCGGCCCGGCGTATCACACCATGCCTATCCAGTGCTGCTTCCGCCCGCTCCACTCCCGTCCGCACCACCTGCCCACTACACCGCCTCGCCGTACTCCTGGGATGCCGCAGCCATGTACCAGGCTGCTCCAAGCCATGGCGCTGCGTTTCCTCCCCACGCCGAGTGGATAATGGACACGGGCGCCTCTTCCCACGTCACCGGGGACCCAG GATCTTCGAACCAAGGTGGTGCTTCTGAGGTGCAATAG
- the LOC123082284 gene encoding protein CUP-SHAPED COTYLEDON 2: MMEEGLPPGFRFHPTDEELITYYLSRKVSDFSFATRAIADADLNKCEPWDLPSKASMGEKEWYFFSMRDRKYPTGIRTNRATESGYWKTTGKDKEIFHGGRLVGMKKTLVFYGGRAPKGEKTSWVMHEYRIQNKFPYKPNKEEWVVCRVFKKSQIVKMRHPHDSPEMDSPCNEAHASLGELGEIDVSSMLGGFAPAGANASGDNFGHRIDMGAYMNWLAAANQGAAAMLPWAAAAAPGLLGTVFSANPAMQKALAPFAGCSQLPRDVGGDALFGNAMAKVDMECEQPPQLEMHESTWRTF; encoded by the exons ATGATGGAGGAGGGCCTTCCCCCGGGGTTCCGGTTCCACCCGACGGACGAGGAGCTCATCACTTACTACCTCAGCCGCAAGGTCTCCGACTTCTCCTTCGCCACCCGCGCCATCGCCGACGCCGATCTCAACAAGTGCGAGCCATGGGACCTTCCAA GCAAAGCTAGCATGGGGGAGAAAGAGTGGTACTTCTTCAGCATGCGCGACCGGAAATACCCGACCGGCATCCGCACGAACCGCGCCACCGAATCCGGCTACTGGAAGACCACCGGCAAGGACAAGGAGATCTTCCACGGCGGCAGGCTCGTCGGCATGAAGAAAACCCTAGTCTTCTATGGAGGTAGGGCTCCTAAGGGCGAGAAGACCAGCTGGGTCATGCACGAGTACAGGATCCAGAACAAGTTCCCATACAAACCCAACAAG GAGGAATGGGTGGTGTGCAGGGTGTTCAAGAAGAGCCAGATAGTGAAGATGAGGCACCCACACGACAGCCCCGAGATGGACTCCCCATGCAACGAAGCCCACGCCtccctcggcgagctcggggagatCGACGTCTCCTCCATGCTCGGCGGTTTCGCCCCGGCCGGTGCGAACGCTTCCGGCGACAACTTCGGCCACCGGATCGACATGGGCGCGTACATGAACTGGCTGGCGGCGGCAAACCAGGGCGCGGCCGCCATGCTCCcatgggcggctgcggcggcgccggGGTTGCTCGGCACCGTTTTCTCTGCGAACCCCGCCATGCAGAAGGCACTGGCGCCGTTCGCCGGGTGCAGCCAGCTGCCGAGAGACGTCGGCGGTGACGCCTTGTTCGGGAACGCCATGGCGAAGGTGGACATGGAGTGCGAGCAGCCGCCGCAGCTGGAAATGCACGAGTCCACATGGAGAACCTTCTGA